In Labeo rohita strain BAU-BD-2019 unplaced genomic scaffold, IGBB_LRoh.1.0 scaffold_1097, whole genome shotgun sequence, the DNA window atagtaaaataataaagcaaaCTATGTTTGACGTAGgtataacattttaaagtgctcctattatgccttttcaaatatgatctttcatgtagtgtttcatgtagctgtatgtgaacataaactatctgcaaaggtGTGAAGCCGACaatgcacgataaataaagttgtctatcaaaaaaaaaaaaaagaatcggCTCACATTTGcttgaacgagtcgtcaggaattaGAATCagtttctgttacggccacacgtcacgaagtaacacatttgcataatgtgcGCCCACGTTCTAGGAGGCAAACAACctgcccgcccacaaacagtaaaatgtagtgatgggaagttcggatcattttaccgactcggtcctttgagtctcgttcagcaaaatgaacgaatcttttttcgagtcatttcgttcatttcgttcattttagcaaaatataattaaaatgttacgttttacctccctaacacatctactgcttacacaaacgttgatcacactacaaacaaaacaaaactataatgctataagaaacagaaaagattcattcattgtttacctgggtctttagtctatgattcgctcacctcgcctcttatctgacaagttttcgggtttgagttgttagttcatcacgtgacagcccaattagctaaccaacgcagtctgagccggaaagagaattgattagttcatctctcgagtcctcgggtttgagtccttcgttcatcacgtgacatccccataatgttaacctatgcagcctgagccggaaggagaattgattagttcatctctcgagtcctcgggtttgagtcgttcgttcatcacgtgacagccccataaggtgaacgaacgactctaaaacaggtgaactaattccagtacagaacctaataggatgttgcgcatgcgcgactgaatgaatcactccccgaggcgactcgttcgtcccgagtcacattaaagattcgttcaaaatgaacgaatcgttcaagaacgacccatcactagtaAAATGTCCATGTGGTTTActtcacatggaaatttacacgtacattatacggaagacgctgtatcctactctgtgagtaaaattgttttatattcacgtccaaaagatgatgaatctacaaagattgtattttctagcgatcgttcaaaatacatAGTTGTGTATGtaatgttgtgtaacaaccctgcacatgtcatgctaaccggctaaatcaggcttgtgtagttctgttgttcagctgtggacccactgtagtctgacaatttgtgattgatgcagcttgactgtctgtctgtctcattagttggagtaatgataaaggatgagcacgaagcggctttcacaccgaatgcggaaagtgCTGTGCTgtgaaacccattcgtttcaatTGCTTCCGCTGCTAAAGGACGCGAAAGGCGTGCACGCCGCTGACAAAGtccaaatgagttgttcaaatcaACTGTTGCTGCTGCGCTCTAAaaggctgcactgaacccagcggccagTGCAGCACAGGCCTAtcattcagttatggcaatgggcgtttcgttctccgacacgccgtacgcggtagaccaatcataaaggactgcgccatctgaccaatcacagcagtgagggctcaagggaaggaggggtttagagagactgattcttcgaactgcttcgcacgagtcgtttacgaGTCATTTAGAattggggtaaaattaaatctatttttggaaaaaaactaaagtgttttttgaccctgcatacatgtaaacctgtttgggagtctattaaaacaatatattagcAAATAGCAATCTTTacaatggcataataggagcactttaaatgtaactttgccgttcatgttattatttatcACATTAACAAATTATCTTAATATGGATATCATCAAACATACTTACGTTTATGGTGCAAATGTCCAAGTATTGTGTCTTtcacatcttttaaaaacattggtTGCACAAAATGGGAGAAGGGTCTGGTtgcagacatgcacctgcactctcagacaacttccggaagtgacgtcacttgcagtcgattttatttttactttattttatttatttattcttttttttttttttattgaatctctcaacattttacaacagtagccagctggtgaagacaagaaaaaagaaactaaattacaatgtctgGCAATCCTCATttgcactctctgctacctgcACGTcccttgcaatccacacaaatggtgcATGTTGCCAGTGaagacaagacgctgtggtcgttaaacgattaaaactaatttaatagcataacgtacagggtcctgcaagtcatctgtaggagataaaaaaaaaaaaaacaagacccgcaaatccgtggccacagaacagcaggatatgaacgcaatgcgcgaagtctctcgttaagctttttcctcctgtagaaaaccattaacacttgatatggcttaatgtattaagatacattaagtgccattaaacgatcaaatttgtaatatagtttattaatttaataaaacgaTATACCAGCAGGTATGAACGCGCCATAAGAAAGACatgtgatattaaaaggaccaactcTGTATAGGCAAACAGACGAGCCCAGAACGTAATGCGTTAAATAGACGTTTTCCTCCCatagaaaatcaatataaacaaaagacaatgatataaagAAGCTGTAGAGATTGTTCTTTATGGGAAAACGCGAATGTACTTGGTGTTGCGTTTATTCTGGGCTCATCTGCTtgtgtgtagttgttttaataatgaataggagcatattgagtttagtctttatcatcttcAACCGTTATGCCACATTATGTCACGTTTTGCGAAAGAAAAACactatatagcctacatatacattatattaataaactgtatatcgaatttgatcttttaattgcatcttaatacattaagccatattaagtgttaatggttttctacgggaggaaaacgcTTAATGAGAGACTTCATCAGGCACGTGCACAGGTAGGGCTCAACCTGTGCAGAGCACATGCCCTTTTTGTAATTGCACTTGGAagtgccctttttttttttgtttgtttgtttgtttttttttttttaaataaatcaatgctATTGGTAACCCTTTAcgtctgtttgtctttttaacaaatatttaaccaaTTAAAGGCATTAAAAAGCGCATCTCTTAGAACTGCtcaaactgtcagtcaaacttCACAACTGAGCGCCGCGAACTTACGTTTCAGCACATCAGAGTCATAAAGCAGAAGCAGATGAACGTCTTCGTCTTGTAACGGTAAAATATCTTGTTGTTTGAATAAGTGCAACGTTgtctttatgaaataaacacTAGTATGTCTATAAAGGTTTATATAATGCACACCACACCGGTGTGATGTTGACGTAATGTGATGTCGTCGTTTTAATGATGGACAAATTGCACACATTCGCTGGTCAAAAACCCGCGGTGTAACTGCATTTGAGTTTGACACAAAGCAACCGATTGATCCTTGTCAGCTaggtaaattatattataagaaatttctattttgattttatggcTATCTGCTGAATGTGCTGATGCATGTAAATTACATGATGTAATTTACTAACATTTCATCATATTATATAGCCTTTGGTCACACAGCATGGTAGGTTAAAGTTTACGATGCTATTATATTATGCATGTGTTTGCTggctagatttttaaaaaaaaatctagtattGTGTACTCCCCACTCATCTTCACatgtataaaaagaaaaacatggtttacaactgtaataatgttgtattaacaacaacaaaaaaaactttacacaaTGAGAATGAGAATCATCAGGTCACTGTGTGTTCTATATATTTGATCATGCAGAATGTAATCTGCATGTAtgcaaagcaaagaaaaaaagaaaatgaacatcTTACACAACTAAATAAGAGAGAGTGCACAACCAATTCACAAACACAGGACAAATAATACACAGACAACCACCCAGGAGACAAATTGGTAAAGCTAACTTTACTAGAAGGCCAGGTGTGTTGTTGTAATTAGTTTTAAAGATAccctctatatatatttttttttcagtttcagcacATGCCCCTCAAAAGGTCTGTGCACGGCCTGGACTTCATATTCTCTCgatcatattctgctgttctggggccacggatttgcgggtcttgtttttatctccaaCAGATGACGTTAGGACCCTGTATGTTATGCTAAActagttttaatcatttaaccaccacagcttcttgtctccattggcaacatgcaccatttgtgtggattgcaagtgatgtggcaggtagcagagagtgcagGTGGTGATTGcaagtgacattgtaatttagtttcttttttcttgtcttcacctccatttgattaaaaaaaataataaatatataaaataaagtaaaaaaataaaatagattgcAAATTATGTCACTTGCGGAAGTGCAGGTGTCTGACagtgcaggtgcatgtctgcagccagaccctattggaatttttctggaaaaatagcacattaaaattgtataaaaatgtaatactaccataaaatcagctcaaaatgctaaataataatcaaaaaacattattgaacaaaaatatattgcattaattttcctaaataacaaaataacgtTGTATTTCAAGTGAAGAGTTTAATTTTACTGGAAAAATAGCTCattaaaattgtacaaatttTGCATAGTACCATAAAATCTCCTCAAAATTATagagaataaacaaaaaatattattgaataaaATCATGTTACATTAAATttgttgcttaaaaaaaaaaagaaaaacaaaagttgtattttaattagcaagtgtgacccaaaaaaagctcataaaaattgtacaaattttGCATAGTATCATAAAATCTCCTCAAAATTGTAgagattaaacaaaaaatattattgaacaaaatcATGTTACATTAAATttcttggtttaaaaaaaaaagaaacaaaaaagaaaaaaagatgtatTTCAAGTATCAAGTGTGACCCAAAAATAGCTCataaaaattgtataagtttTGCATAGTATCATAAGATCTccccaaaatgaaaaagtaataattaaaaaataatattgaataaaaatatattatattgattttcctgaagaaaaaaaaaaaacacatttcaagtACCAAGTGTGAcaccaaaattattattattattattattattattattattattattgttattatttatttattatttatttttttcaaaaaaataatcaattttaattgtgaaaaataacttgcaatatttgtttgaatacataaatatttcttaaaattgtaaaaaatatttttgatcaaacatatctagattttttctgaaaaaaattaatatatatagtcTGTTATATTCAGTCTGTTTTGACTCTGACTGTaagtgtgacccaaaaatgaagcgGTTCAGAGGGTTAATAATGTTTGAGTTTCAGGAgtcaaaacaaattcaaatacaGTCTAAAGCTCATTTGTATAAACAGTCTTGTAATATGATACAACAGTGTAAATATGAcatgtgattttatttgtgtgtgtgagtgtgtgatttGTGTTGGACAGAAACACAGAAAGTGTCTCTGACTGGAGAAACATCTTCATCCTGATGATCTGAAACAGGAAACTGTCTTGTGTGTCTGATATTGAACTTCCTGAAGCCTgtgattaaaacacacacaacaacagcaacacttTCACATCATTACACTCACACTGTGTCCactaatgtctgtgtgtgtttaatgtcacacagagacactgaaGAGCAGTGACCAACTGTAAATCCAGCGTGTAGTGTttgagtgaatgtgtgtgtgaatgtgtgtaagtgtgtgagtttgtgtgtgtcagagacgctgtagaaggacaaaGTGCCGCCAGACacgtccacatacactcctactctCTTACTGGACACTGAACCAGCAGATAAATAAGTTTCTTTATGATTGTGACGGGCAGTGAATCTGCCATAAGTGTATTCAAGACTCCAGGAGTTCACATTACATCCAAACTCACAGTCATGACTCCTTCCTTTCCTCTTGATTTctttatatgacactgatatataaacaaaatctcCACTCCATTCagtctcccagtaacagcgtccagtcaGACTCTCAACACTCAGAACCTGACAATGCcaatcaaatctgtctggatgatcaggatatgaCTGTGGCTCAATCACATGTGTCACTTTTCTGTTCTCGTCAGACAGAATGAGTCGATAGTTTGCTGTGTTTGTATCCAGTGTGAGAtcacaggcatctgaacacaagaacacaCATTACAAGAGACACATTTactaaacaacaaacaacaaaactgtGTCTGTTTGTGGACTTACATTTGTGGAGTCCTGATGTGATCCTGAActctcctccatgatccacactagaaaaacacacattttaacaatttagaACACGCTAGCTACTGCCTAGtgaccacccagaacaccctggcaactcTGTTGAAAGCACACAGGACACCACAGCAAATGCACAGCGATCTCCATCTAAAAAACCTACAAAAGCTCAatctgttttaacttcaaacttaAATCATCTTCTAAAACACACTAGTGACATGTTAAAAGTGTTGACATGATGTTAATAGACGGTAACAGACAGTGACGCACAGATGATTGTGCACACGCCGAAACATTCAGGAGcaagtttgtgtgtttgttgtgcacaactattaatttatgaataaaatatcttcactacttaatagttacattttatttctcagcATTGAGGTGGTGATGTCACTGTTTTTGATGTAATTAAAGGTatattttacccaaaaatgaaaatttgctgataatttactcacactcaggccatccaagatgtaagtGAATTGTTTTcttcagtaaaacagtaaataagGTTTTTAGCTGAAATCGTCATCAGTGTCTGACTGCACACTTGCTCTCTCAGTCATCTGTGTTTCCTCTGCAACTGACGTCACTTACAACCAACACTTACATAAACTGGTGCAGGAATGATGTCTGAACCCAGAAGACTAATTCACAGCTGGTTCCTTCAagagtttattttataatggGTTTTTTCAATTTATGAGATGATGCCTGTAGTAACAACTTGACGATActttcaaattttgttttaCAACTTAAACTGCACACACCCATACTGATAACACAGATTTTGAAAcagttgtgtttatttaaaaaaaaaaaaaaaaacatatgcttGTAATAAATAACCAGACAAAGTCTGGCCCACGCTAAAAGATTTATAAAATGTGAGAGACCCCaaacatgacaataaaaaaatcatggatTTTTTATTTCCTGTAGTGTGTGTCCTGCTAAAGACAGTCTGGGGTGTGAGTGTGTGCAGTTTATGCTGTAGAACAACATGACATGAGAACATGAGAATATTTCAggatcgattctgagcttgttCTTTTTCCCGCATAAGGCACGTGTGCACGCTAGAGACGTGATGGGCTTCATTGCACAGAatttgcacttttttaaaaagtagacTGCTTATataataagaaaatacattttgcacaaaataaatttgatatgaAAATATAGCCATGTGCAGTAATATTGAAATTGTCGCCACCGTCGCGGTcggcgggcgtggtttcagcaaccagctccacccacgtcccgcctatttgcccattttcgattatccgggagtgacgtgcagtgatgcgattccaagatggcgacggccgactcccgcccactaagagcttcaaaaatgctcttcggaaagctacgggtgacgtcacggacactacgtccatgttttttacagtctatggttaaAATGTAAGGTTGCACAGATGTATTTGCACAGCAGAAGAAttaattggggaaaaaatataGATCAAGAATAGTTTTGGAATCAGAATCTAACCAGAATTGGAATTGGATCGTGAAGTGCCTGAAGATTCCCACCTCTaatacatttcatacacaagTTTATTAGATCCATGTCGCACAGTGCGATTTTCAATGATcttataaaattgttaaaatcgTGCAGTGTGTAGAAGGCTTTTGGCTGTGGCTGGAAGTGTTTTTAGGTGCATTCATGCCATATCGTAATTaccataattatgagataccaACTTGTTAAAAGCGTTCACGTCCTCGTAGatctcgtaattacaacttgtgaactgggagcTTTCCGGGAGCTATGACTTATAACCACTTCAGATTCATTCGGTGTTATGTTTTGGCATTGATAGTGCGATAGTTTCATGTCCGAGTCCAAGGGTGTGAACAGCTCCCGTGTTGTCATCTCGAAATTATGGTAATTATGATATGGCGTGAATGCAGCATTTCTTTCCttcggtgattctgcttgttaacagcaggtgtttgTCAGTAACAGTCAATCATCACATAATTACCttcttaactccaacactgctTCAATTCTACTttaacactctgtagtgtggaaactaTCCACCTATTTCTAGGTTGTCAGTGTTGGCAAAAGTATCTGAATCTTTTATAAATTATCAAGTTAAACTGTTTTTAcctaaaaattaagttttgaatgAATTCCAGTCAGGCTTTAGATCATATACTAATATAGTCATGCTGCTCACAAatgatattattaaatgtttggaTAGTGAACAGCATTGTGCAGCCCTATTTGTAGATctctcaaaaacatttgattctGTAGATCATAAACTTATATTGCAGAGACTTAGTTATGTAGGTTTTTGTGAAATGGCTCTAAATTGGTTCAATAATGACTTATCAGAAAGACCTTAGTGTGTGTCTCGGTGTGTGTCTAATTTTAGACAGTGTGTGTCAAAGGTGTTCCACAGAGATCTACTTAGCACCGAATTTATTCTCCATCTATATTAATGACCTACTGTAGGTCATGGGATAATCTCAGCTACAATTCATCtctatgctgatgacacaatAGCCACAGTAGCACATTTAGTGAACCAAGACATAGATAAAGAATTTTTTCAGTCATTGCAACTGTCACTGTCTaacttaaattgattttaaactcaaaaaagcTCTTCAGCCGCCTTTGCATTAAAACAGATTGCTCTGTTTTAACTTAACAAGGtgaatgaactgaaaaagtaaattgttacaaatatttGGGCATATGACTGGATGAATAGTTTGGATTTTAGGTAAATTACTCATTTATATGATGTATATgttgtatacatacatatgttgTATGATGTATACATTCTCAGTACATATATCAAATGATCTGTATGAACAGACAAAGCAACAGTGACCACGTAATAAAATCAGTTGACatactcacacttgtgtggtgTGACACTACTGTCAGATCCTATATAGTTGATACAGCATCGtctttagtttcaatctttctgaaaGTCCTGCATCGAATTGTGCCTTGTTTTAGGGATGTTAACCGATGACCGTTTGACCGGTGGTTGACCGTATCAACGTTAACCGGTCAAAGTTGTCGGTagtcggttaaaaaaaaaagtgatatctaAATTAGGCTATTATAGACAGTGGACTATACGCTACTACAGTTAGCCATCTCATTCCTCATCTTTTTGTGTTAAGTGAACAAATTATCCCTCACACTCAATTTTTCATAACTCGCCTGTTTGTacttaataaaccaataaaaacatttggcgcGAGGTCACAGCGTTTGGGTTCGCGCGCTCACAAGGTTTGCGAAAAGTAAAGGCAACAGGCTAAAACACTCAAGGTTAGAGCGGCGTCTCTTCggagctgtcattttcttaaatgagccGTGGCAATGTTTCAAATGAGCTTCTAACCTAGACAAACGCCTTTATTTTCAAAGCGATCACCTTGTACCCAAACCATTTGAAACTAAGGAGCCATTTGTCCTACGATTACATACAACAAGCTCTTCGGCGCCGCGTTTGCGGGACTCATGTTTCGCGCTGTaggggattttaaaaaagtgacgtgagtggcagtgtgtgtgtgtgtgtgcgggagGCAGAGCGGCAGAGAGATGCGACAGAGTTGCGAAATTGCAGGCGCGGCTCGAAATggctgttatttcaaatagcgtaccatattttaaactaatcggTTAACCGGTTTCAACCGGCTAATGAGGCTCGGTGGTCGGTCaagaaattttttagttttcgcCATCCCTACCTTGTTTGTTAATAATCCACAGTAAAATGAAGTGATttagccacactattacatcataaagtGGCACATTTCACAAGCTGACGTTTTGGCAGATTGGTTTCAATATAAGCAGTTTTTAGACTAatgagaaagttttgagttctgaaacttacagaaagtttttatagtacagtgacaaatatatgtcaaaagatcgaGGGAATTTTGGTTTATCAGTTTTAAGACCACTTTAAATGTTCCAAAATTATACTCAGAGTTTGGCAAAGccgatttcttttttttttctccttcattATGGAACAAGCTGAGTATTGTAAAGAAACACTTCcctctttaaaaaatgtcttatgGTCTAATCTGAAGTAaacatatttgtattaattatttgatcTGTCACTACATGAATGTAGGGCAAAATGTTGTTGTATgtgtttgaaattttttttatgtgaaaaaaacaaactttatgTGCTGCCATTTTGACCAGGACTCCCTGGAAGTagagatctctctctctctctatacacATATATGATTTTGAAAACTTATCCACTAGCAACTGTGCTGCTGGTCCATTTCTTACAAGTAGCATGTAAACACATTGACCACTGACCAtcagataaatgtttattttgattgtaTCATATGTTTTTGGTACAAACATATCTAAAATGGATCTTCTCTTATTAAACACCTACAAATGTGAACAAATGTACAgacaaatatgtttaaatgatgTTCACTCAAGTGATGAAGACTCCAGTCAAATCAGTAGTCTAATAAATGATTGCAATTTTTCATGGAGCAAATGGAATTAATTAATTCTCTAAGACTGAAgcatataattgtataattattgttgttgtttttcatcgTGATAAATCATAAGGATCATGATAAGACTGAAACGAAGAACCTTTGTCACATACGGAGCTGACAGAATGATTTTTCTGCTCAACTTACTTGAGTTTGTCCAGATGTTTGAGTGTTTTgagcagcttcactcctgattctcctgggtgattgtagctcagatccagctctttcaggtgtgaagggtttgaactcagagctgatgccagagcagcacaaccttctgctgtcaccatacagccagataATCTACAACAGAAAGTGTTCATGTTagtgtgtttcattttttttttttttttagaaatgtacagtataaatatAGCTGTGGGTTATTGTGACATAATTGTGAATATGATTACAGCATTACATTTTTCCTCCTTTGCATCAAAAGTTACTACTTGCCATGGGCTTTAAGCATTGAGCATtatagccaatcacagacatgaCTGATCAATtcaacagccaatcagaggctTTTAAATGGATCAGTGTGCCAAAGATGTGTTTAGCGTGATATGCCcttataatatttaatcaaaacattaaTTCCTTCCCCACTGCAATGACATCTCCTCTCTGATGAACAACAAAATCAAGTTCTGCCCAacatttgtaaaaacataaatgtggggttttgtgaccctagaccacaaaaccagtcaaaagatatttatacatcatcggaaagctgaatgaataagctttccattgatatattgtttgttatgataagacaatatttggctattTGAAATAttgaactatttgaaaatctggagggTGCAAGTTAAATCaaaactg includes these proteins:
- the LOC127157502 gene encoding stonustoxin subunit beta-like codes for the protein MVTAEGCAALASALSSNPSHLKELDLSYNHPGESGVKLLKTLKHLDKLNVDHGGEFRITSGLHKYACDLTLDTNTANYRLILSDENRKVTHVIEPQSYPDHPDRFDWHCQVLSVESLTGRCYWETEWSGDFVYISVSYKEIKRKGRSHDCEFGCNVNSWSLEYTYGRFTARHNHKETYLSAGSVSSKRVGVYVDVSGGTLSFYSVSDTHKLTHLHTFTHTFTQTLHAGFTVGHCSSVSLCDIKHTQTLVDTV